The genomic window TCCCAGATGCTGAAGACCAGCCTGTACTATGGTGATCCCACAGCATGTGGCCCTAGGAAGCCTTGTTTGGAGCTTGGCTGGAATCATGACATCTccatgatgtcttttttttttttttaatgcaacatGGTTATATTCCTCCTGATCTACATGGTAGGTCACTTGGTGTAGACTTAAAACCTTACAGGGTACTAAAAGGCAGACAAGTGAAATTTGATCCTGGAAAGTGGATGTGGTTATTAAACTAGGCTATTAATCAAGAGACTCAGCAGTGTGTTTAGAAGACTAGAACTGAAAACTTTTAatccaagagagaaagaaatcaattTACAAGTATTTGAgcatattttatttgcttataagGACATTGTAGTCAGGATAGCTTAGGCTTATGCTGTGCTAACAGCTCCCAGATATCAATGGCTTAACATAGAAACATTCCTGCTCTCATGGAGTCTACTTGAGTGAGTGGAAAATAAGGATGGAGAAAGGGTCCTGCTCTCTTATTCACCCAGGAACACAGGTTGGTGAAGGCTCTACCACCTGGAATGGCAACACTTGTTCCAACAAGAGAAAAGAGAACTTGGAGAATTCATGGAGGGACTTTTGAAACATTATTTCCTCCATTTCATTGGTGTGAATATTGGTCATGTAGCCCACCTATTTCAAGAGGGCCTAGGGACATAGTCTTCTGTGTGTCTGTCACAGGCATGCCCCAGAGCAAGGGGAGCCTAGAGGACCATCTCAGACGTGGTTGGAGCGGGTGgaggaatgaaggaaaaatacCAGCTTGAGAAAGAGGAACATAGCACATCTGCTCCCTCGTCCTAGGTTGCCTAGTTCTCAGTCTGAGCTCTTTCAAAGTTCTGGTCAtgagacttccctcatggtctagGGACATCATGCTCTCAATGAAGcgggcccaggttggatccctggtcaggaaactagatcccacgtgctgcaattaagagttcacGTGCcaaaactaaagattctgcatgccacagctaagatgcagcagagccaaataaattaaaatatatataaagaaaatttcgGTCATGTTGGAGTGACTTTTTTCCAATTGAATAGACAGGAAATCTGCTGCTGCCCAGAAGCCATTTTCATCTAATTATTTCACAAATATCGAGTAACTCCTCTCCCGTGACCCCGTCTCTACTAAGAATCCTAAGAGACAAGTTCCTACGTGCATCCTGCCAGAAGGGAGATGGAAGTGTAGTATTCTCAGATCCCTTCTCTTTGTTGTTCCATCTCTTGAGTTTAGTCTTCTAGCCAACAGCACAGCTACTCCCCATGACCAAACATCAGATAAGGAAAGCAGAGGATGAAGGAGCCAGGAGAGGAGAAGTGGCAGTGCGAAGGAGACCTGGCTGATTTCAGAGAGGACATGCCAGTGGGCGTTCTCCTCAAGCTCCCGGCAGACCACTGGAAGGCTGAGTTGAGCAGGATTCTTTTAAGAAAGCTAGATGGGATGAACAGAGAAGAAATTGTAGGGGATGTAGGGCTcttttggcatttttattttggggtgagaaaagaactcactggtcatTTGTGATACCTGTGGATTGAATCACATTTTCCCACAAAGCAAGCCTGACAAAATCTTGACCAGCCTGCTAGGGAACTCTGGAATGAAAACCACCCATCGGAGTTGTCCCCCATCATGCCAAACCGGCCAGGTCCTTGTGCCCCCACATCAGTCTCTGCGTGAGGCTGCCTTGGGAAGGGCATGCAAGCGCTGATTCATTCCTCAAAGGGTGTCTGGGCAGCACCTCTCCTTGTCGGCCACAGCTTTGTGCCCACGGCACTctccttcctttccaattttttttaacctggagaGGAAGTTCAGCTATCTAGCCATAttgtagagttaggttgtctGGAAACTCCAGCAAATATATTTGGCTTGGATGGAAAGCCTGGAATGTAATCAGCTTAGTTGGTGACCCATTTCCCCATCACTGGTTAGCTACTAAGCGGATTTTCTTCCCTGAGGTCTTTTATAGGGTATAATATATATCATGAATCTTAGGGGAACCCGTGGAATTTTGATAGTCATCAGAAGTAATAGTACCCCAAGTAAAAGAAAGTGACTGTCTTCAAGAGTCTATTGGTGTGGGAGGTGAATTAAATTTTATTGGGTACCTACTATATGTTAGATACTTTATTTTGCATAATCTTAATATTTCCTAGAAACACTAAAAAGTGTTAATTTTCTCACTTTGGACAGAGAAATTCACTGTTCAAAGATTTCAAGATTAGGAAGCATAAGCTAGAGAGAAGGCCTCATGGGACCAGATTCATAGCAGTCTTGCTAGCCACAACATTCCTTGCATCTAGCAAGGGTGTGGCTTAGAGCAGATGactaatttatatttattgaatgaatgaagaatgacAAAGTATCCAGAATCACATAGaatctcacttaaaaaaatttaacatgtGAGATACACTGCATTCAGGATAAGTTATGTGATTCAGGATAAGAAATGTGCTTTGATTTAATCAGCAAGCAACAGTCTTGTGGTTTAATCTCTGTACCATGATGCTTCTCTGATTCTGGTCATCCAAGCAGCAGGTGACTCTGTCTTAACTCACAAGACAAATGAATGCACCACATGCTGGAGATATTGCCAGTGATAAGAGTGGTTCTAAAATTACTTTGTCAACCATCATCTGAGTTTGCATTTAGAGACTGGTTGAAAGTTCTGGGTTTCAGGAGCCAATTGTGATCGATGAATTTTAGATGGATTCTGGCCCAACCACCTGAACCGTGGTGCTCAGGAAAGCACTCCTTGCTTGTTTCTCTGATCTTTTCATATGAGACTGAGGGGAGGCGGTATCAGGACTGAATTAGATATCTGCCTGAGGGTTTGCTCTCTCGACTCGAGAGCCAGAGAGTGAATTTTCCATCTAGTTAGGAGAAATAGCTCCCTCTTCTGGGTTCTTACTGAGCTTGTGATCTGGGCCATAACAGACCTCAGGGCATCCAAGGGCTTTGCTGTTGCTGTGCTGACCTACATCATTATGGATTACCAATAATAGGATTTGCCACTTGGAGGCTTGGACTGTACTTATTTAAAAAGCTCATAAGGTAGTTTCTTACAGAAGGCTATGGCTTCagttcctcactatctcctgcTAGTTCTGGTCTTTCTGGATTCACATGCGGCTCAGCCATCCTGTCTGCCAGGATGTGCCTGCTCAGAGGAGAGTTTCGGCAGGTGCGCTCAGCTAGCAAGATCCCAGAAGGCTGTAGGGGAGTgggttttctttgggatgatgTGGTGTGGGAGCAGGCCAAGATTTGGCAGGAAATCAGCAAAATCTCTTTGAAACTCACTTTAGTTGGTTTAGTTGGTGCTGAAGTTTTATAAACTCTGCATTTTTACCAGAATGGGTCTAACTCAAGtgaattgcatttttttctttctaattcatACATCTAATACCAGGATGACCCTGATCCTACTTCCCAGACTCTTGATGTTCATCTCAAAGCTGTTCTGTTTTTTTGTACAGGACTCTGAAGTGCGTATCTATCTCTTTGGGAGAGATCCCAAGGAACCTTCCTGAAGAGTTCAAGCAAGTGAGAATTGAAAACTCACCCGTATTTGAACTGCCCCGAGGGTTTTTCATCAACATGCGCACTTTGGAGTACCTTTGGCTCAATTTTAACAATGTCACTGTGATCCACCTAGGAGCCCTGGAGCACCTGTCAGAACTGAAAGAGCTGAGACTGGAGGGGAACAAACTCCGTTCAGTACCGTGGACAGCATTCCGTGCCACCCCACTCCTGAGGGTCTTGGACCTCAAACACAACAGGATTGATGCGCTCCCTGAACTGGCTCTTCAGTTCTTGGTCAACCTGACCTACCTTGACCTATCCTCCAATAGACTGACAGTTGTATCCAAGAATGTCTTCTTGAACTGGCCAGCCTACCAAAAATACCAGCAGTCTGGCCATGAGGCTGAGGTTCTCTCCAGCATGGTGCTGGCACTACACGACAATCCCTGGTTATGTGATTGTCGCCTAAGGGGACTCGTCCAGTTTATCAAGTCCATCAGCCTTCCAGTCATCCTGGTGAATCCCTATCTCATGTGCCGAGGTCCTCTCTTCAAGGCAGGGCAACTTCTTCACGAAACGGAGCTCAGTGTTTGCAGGAAGCCTCAGATTTCAACCCCCAGTGCCAACGTCAGCGTCCAGGTGGGACAGAATGTGACCCTGCGATGCTTGGCACAGGCTAGCCCCTCACCAACTATTGCCTGGACTTATCCTCTGAGCACGTGGAGGGAATTTGATGGTAAGTCCATGCACCCTCTCCACGTATCTGGGGGGCTGGGGAGTTCTGTAGCAACCCTGTCTTCAGAAGAGAAGTTCTAAACTGGGTCAATCATGAAGGAGGGGTGCAAGTAAGATTGGGACAGGCCTGAATTATACTCACCATGACAGAAAGAATGCCAAGATAGTGCCCCACTATTGGCAGTATTTTAAATGGTTGCATACAGATCTCTATAGGACGTATGATGTAAATACTATATTTATATActaatgtatttatgtatttgttggaTGCAGATCTAGAAATATGATAGTTATATTCGTTACACACAGgtgtatataataatatatttatatatgtgctgCATATAGATCTCTATGAGATGTAaggtataattatatatattacatatgtatttgtggcttacatatatatatgttgcaTGCAGTATGtaagacataaatatatattagttGACTTCACATACTGTATAAATATTATAGAATTGTATATGaacacatatattttttgaaagccTTCTAGATGCAAAATACTATACTGAGTATTTTTAAATCATAGAATTTCTGACTAGAACTGAGTCTAGAGATAACTTACTACTTATTTCTTAAACTTTTCTGAGCTAACTCATCTGAGGTTcttgtttgaaataaaattttcagacCTCTCTTTGGAGATTTGGTTCAATTAGACCAGGGGAGACCCTGAGAGCatttattttaacaaatgtttCTTCACGCTCTCATTCCCTAACCTCCAGCTAGCTCTTACCAAGCAAGGTTGGGAAGTCCTAGGTATTGAGTGAATTTCACACTTCCTACCACTATGTTGATCAGACTGTATTGGCTTGAAGTTGCAATACTGGGACCCAGGGAGAGACCTCCAGCGGTCCCACTGCTGGGATTCGAACCTGTCTTTCATTTCCTGAAGTTCAGGCTCTGCTTTCATATCTCAGCAGAAGTCATCTTTAATGTTGACCCTGCAGGTTTGGAGCACATCATGAAGCCAGGGATGGCCTTTCTGGAAGAATCTTGACACTATCTAGAAGACAGCTGGGAATATCTAAATAAAACCGGAGAAATACAGTCACTCAGATATTATACATGGCGGCaaaactctggaaaaaaaaacctaattaaCTGAAATTTTGACTTTGTCCTATCATTTTGATTACATCTTATTGGCTCAAGGTTAAGTACCGGTGAAGGAGAAATACAGCATTTGTTGTTGTAGCTTCTTTGAGAGTGGTGAGGTACATCCAGATGTTATCTTTGTgatgctttatcatctgtctCTTGGGTATCATGTTCAATCCATTCTCTCAATAATAGTAACAGCTaacacttactgagcacttactgtcAAACTTATGGAGTGAGTACtattatcatcccattttactggtgaggaaactgaagccaagAGAATCTAAGCAACTCTACTTACTTAGTACATGGATTTTACTAATTTACTAAGTAAGTGCAAGACCATTTACTTAGTCAGGGATAGATTCCAGGCATTTGGCTCCAGGCTCTGAGCCTCTCTACCTCTGCAAAGTAAAAAGGCACTTCCTGAAGCTCATGATACTGTACAATCACACTATTGTTAGAGATCTCCTAGAAACCAGGGGAGAGCTTGGCAAGGCTAAAGTCGGTTGGTAGGAGGAGCTAGTGAAGCTGAAAGAGTGTGGTCttcatacacagaagaacaaggTTCCAGATCAGTCGATGACTCTGAACAATTCTAATTATGGACAAGTTGCTTGGTCACTCTAGTCCTCAACTTCCCATGTGTAAAAACTGGATACTTACCTTACAGGGTTGCTGAGGGGCAAGAGTGAGTgagtaagtcactcagttgtgtctgactctttacgaccccatggactacacagtccgtggaattctctaggctagaatactggagtggataacctttcccttctccaggggatcttcctaagccaggcattgcacccaggtctcctgcattgcaggcagattctttacccgctgagccgcaagggaagcccaagaggcaAAAACCTGGCACCAAACACATGCTTAATAAATGGTCACCACcactttaacaacaacaacaaacaccccccccccaccaccagaaaaataaaaataaaaacacacactaGCATTGCTGGACACCCTCCAGCTGACTGTTCATCAGAGAAGTGTCTACTGGAGTCGTTTTGTTCTCTCTCCACCCAGTGCTGACCTCGTTTACTGCAGAAGATGCTACTCTGTCTGAGCTGGTCATCCCTGCTGCCCACCTGGTAGACAGAGGCAATTATACCTGCATGGCCTCCAACTCCATTGGCGTGAGTACCGTGGTCATCTCCCTCGGCGTCCAGCCCGCCCAGGCCCTGCTCGCACCgcattctcttttctccccctcaGAGAGCAGCACCTATGTTGACCTGCGGGTGGTCAAGCAGACGGTGCACGGGATCCTGCTGGAGTGGTTCGCGGCGGCGGACACTCCTGAGAAGTGGTTCACGCTCTACATTGCGTCGGATGAAGCCTTCAGGAAGAAGGTGGTCCACGTCGGCCCGGGAATCAACACGTACACCGTGGATGATCTCCTCCCTGGCACAAAATACGAGGTCTGCCTTAGCCTGGGGGGGCAGCCTCCGCGCCAGGGCCGGTGTGTGGTCTTTGTGACCGGCCGAGACGACGGCGGGCTGGAGGGACGAGAGCGCCTGCTGCACACCACGGTGATCCTGTGCGCGGTGCTGCTGGCGGTGCCTGTGGGCGCCTACGCCTGGGCGGCCCAGGCGCCCTGCAGCTGCCGGGCGTGGGGCCCGCGCTGGTGTCTTCGCCTTCGCCGCAGGAAAGCCCCCAGGTGCCCCCTCACGGCCCCAGAGCTCAGGAACGACCCCTACAGAGACCACACCGCTGTCTGCGAGGACGGCCTGGAGCCCGGAGGTGCTGAGCGGGAGGGGGACGAGCAGAGAGCCGGAGAGGGAGATGACCACCGGGGAGGGCTGGTGTGGACCTCCAGCCCTTAAACTAATTCTCTGCGGCGGCTCAACTTGGCTCGAGCCATTTATTCAGCAACTGTTTATTGAGCACCGACTCAGTTCCAGGCTCTGAACTTCACACAACGGTCCTGGAGACAGTCTTTCTTACCTTCATGGAACTGATGCCAAAGGAGCTTCGTCcagttaatcattttattatcCATGGTGACTGGAGATTAATACATGTTATTTTGTATGTAAATAAATGTGTAACATTTGTATGTTTACATGGAGCATTAACATATAACACATTTCACATATGTTATCCCAGTGGAGAAAGGTAGGCTGCTACCCCTTAATACAGGCGAAAAAGCAGAGGCTCAGGAGGTTATAACCACCTGAGTCTGATGTTCTGAAAAAGCTGCCTTTCGGGGTGAAACGAGAGCTGGTGGGTGATGTGAGTCTCCATGGGTGGGTCCCACAGAGCAGTCCTTGGTGCTCCTGAGAGCCTGGCATCGCCAGCACTAAGGAACAGGGCACTGGCTACAGCCCGGGGCTCATGTCTAGTGATTGTTGGAAACCAAAGTCATATGGCTTCCGGGAGCCATATCCGGAAGGAAAAGAATCTCTATAAAATCATATgactattattattgttgtcaCTATTACATGATCCTGATTCCCACCTATTTTCTTGAGACTGTGAGATAACAGGCTTATTTGTTCAGCCCTGTCTTCCTAGTATCTCAGTGCTGAGTATGACAAATGTTTTTCACATGAATAAGGATATAATGCCTACTCCTGTTTCCAGTCAATGTTTCAAGCCCTCCTTTAAGCTCCTGAGAGGTGACTGTTTCTTCTTATCTACACTCACATGGGTGGGGGTCCCCATGAAACCCAGGGATGGCTCACTGTCCCTCCAGGCAACTCTGTTGATGGAGGTCTTTCCCAGGGTTTAAACTCACATCTATGTCTTCACAGCTTCTCCAGCTTGCGACAGGAAAACCTTCTGAAGGTCTGAGGGTAAGCTGGCCTTCTTGTGACGTGCCCAGAAATAGTTTCTCCCTCACTCCTTCCTACCTTCCTTCCGAGTTCCTTCCAGGTCTACCTTAAGTATCATGTCCTTCCTCCAAGCAGCCTTCCTGGACTTTCCAtgcctatggaaaagaaataaggaaTAGAACAGGATGTGCGATGTTTTTGTTGCTTGCAAGCTCTTGGGGCAGAGACTGACCTTTCTTGCTGAAACTACTGGACTCATCCAACCCCTGGACTGTGCTGATAATCAATTTTGGTTGTAATGAATTTTTAGAAATTGAAGACAGCTCTCATATCAAACAAATTGTTCTGTTAATTCTCATTGATTTTCTTCTGAGCAAGAAGttttttatggaaaatttcagTCATACCAAAAGTAGAGACACTCTTGTTCCTCCCCTTCGGTcagcttcaaaaaaaatttttttttaatcattttgcaGTCTTATTTCATCTAGTCCTTGCTCTTAAcagttgttgattttttttttatgtggaccatttttaaaatctttattgaatttgtcacaatattgcttctgttttatgttttgggtttgttttttttttttttttttttttgccacaaagCAGGTAAAATCGTAGCTCCTTGaagagggatcaaacccgcaccccctgcattggaaggtgaagtcttaaccacttgaccaccagggaagtccctcaacggttttttttaactggagtgtTTGTGGCAGATACAAAGCTTCACAGCTTACCTGTGAATATTTTAGTGTTATCCCTAACAgataaagaagttttaaaaatacacactcaCAATGCCATTATCACACCAAAGAACACCCATTTTTGAATGATatgtatatagttttatatatatgtatatatatatgcacatatgtatacaaacaacacacacatgtatgttatATAAGAGAGAATTTGTTTATAGAAATTTCCCTTGATAAAGTTGTTGGAGCAGGACAAGAACGTACTTCCACTGGCCTCCAGGTACTTCATTCTGTAGGATCAAAGGCCATCCACAGTTCTTGGCGGGTGGGCATCACAGCCTTCATGAAGGGGCCTGGGGCTAAAGTGAAGGCAGGAGTGGATGCTGTGGCCTCCATTTCTGGCAATGAAACCTTCGTGGTGGGCGTGGAcagaagggcaggaggagggaaaggggagtaGAAGAGACGTATAGGAAGCGGGAGAATCAGGAGCATGTCCTGAGCAGGGGTCGTGCTCAGCTGAAACTGTGAACTTGGGAATTTGGGGCAAGGGAACACAATCCACAGAGGAATTCTGAGAATCTGTCCCTTAAACTTTCCCTTAAAAATCCTAGAGTAAAGATGTGCGTTACTCAGACTGATTAGGCATTATGGTTAGCCAATAGCATTGACTCTGC from Capricornis sumatraensis isolate serow.1 chromosome 10, serow.2, whole genome shotgun sequence includes these protein-coding regions:
- the LRIT2 gene encoding leucine-rich repeat, immunoglobulin-like domain and transmembrane domain-containing protein 2 → MASVPHYLLLVLVFLDSHAAQPSCLPGCACSEESFGRTLKCVSISLGEIPRNLPEEFKQVRIENSPVFELPRGFFINMRTLEYLWLNFNNVTVIHLGALEHLSELKELRLEGNKLRSVPWTAFRATPLLRVLDLKHNRIDALPELALQFLVNLTYLDLSSNRLTVVSKNVFLNWPAYQKYQQSGHEAEVLSSMVLALHDNPWLCDCRLRGLVQFIKSISLPVILVNPYLMCRGPLFKAGQLLHETELSVCRKPQISTPSANVSVQVGQNVTLRCLAQASPSPTIAWTYPLSTWREFDVLTSFTAEDATLSELVIPAAHLVDRGNYTCMASNSIGVSTVVISLGVQPAQALLAPHSLFSPSESSTYVDLRVVKQTVHGILLEWFAAADTPEKWFTLYIASDEAFRKKVVHVGPGINTYTVDDLLPGTKYEVCLSLGGQPPRQGRCVVFVTGRDDGGLEGRERLLHTTVILCAVLLAVPVGAYAWAAQAPCSCRAWGPRWCLRLRRRKAPRCPLTAPELRNDPYRDHTAVCEDGLEPGGAEREGDEQRAGEGDDHRGGLVWTSSP